One Peromyscus leucopus breed LL Stock chromosome 6, UCI_PerLeu_2.1, whole genome shotgun sequence genomic region harbors:
- the Celsr2 gene encoding cadherin EGF LAG seven-pass G-type receptor 2 isoform X1 encodes MRSRAASAPLPTPLLPLLLLLLLLLPPSPLLGDQVGPCRSLGSGGRGSSGACAPVGWLCPASASNLWLYTSRCRDSGIELTGHLVPHHDGLRVWCPESGAHIPLPPSPESCPWSCRLLGVGGHLSPQGKLTLPQEHPCLKAPRLRCQSCKLAQAPGLRAAEGLPEESMGGRRKRNVNTAPQFQPPSYQATVPENQPAGTSVASLRAIDPDEGEAGRLEYTMDALFDSRSNHFFSLDPITGTVTTAEELDRETKSTHVFRVTAQDHGMPRRSALATLTILVTDTNDHDPVFEQQEYKESLRENLEVGYEVLTVRATDGDAPPNANILYRLLEGAGGSPSEVFEIDPRSGVIRTRGPVDREEVESYKLTVEASDQGREPGPRSSTAAVFLSVEDDNDNAPQFSEKRYVVQVREDVTPGAPVLRVTASDRDKGSNALVHYSIMSGNARGQFYLDAQTGALDVVSPLDYETTKEYTLRIRAQDGGRPPLSNVSGLVTVQVLDINDNAPIFVSTPFQATVLESVPLGYLVLHIQAIDADAGDNARLEYSLAGVGHDFPFAINNGTGWISVAAELDREEVDFYSFGVEARDHGSPALTASASVSVTILDVNDNNPTFTQPEYTVRLNEDAAVGTSVVTVSAVDRDAHSVITYQITSGNTRNRFSITSQSGGGLVSLALPLDYKLERQYVLAVTASDGTRQDTAQIVVNVTDANTHRPVFQSSHYTVNVNEDRPAGTTVVLISATDEDTGENARITYFMEDSIPQFRIDADTGAVTTQAELDYEDQVSYTLAITARDNGIPQKSDTTYLEILVNDVNDNAPQFLRDSYQGSVYEDVPPFTSVLQISATDRDSGLNGRVFYTFQGGDDGDGDFIVESTSGIVRTLRRLDRENVAQYILRAYAVDKGMPPARTPMEVTVTVLDVNDNPPVFEQDEFDVFVEENSPIGLAVARVTATDPDEGTNAQIMYQIVEGNIPEVFQLDIFSGELTALVDLDYEDRPEYILVIQATSAPLVSRATVHVRLLDRNDNPPVLGNFEILFNNYVTNRSSSFPGGAIGRVPAHDPDISDSLTYSFERGNELSLVLLNATTGELRLSRALDNNRPLEAIMSVLVSDGVHSVTAQCSLRVTIITDEMLTHSITLRLEDMSPERFLSPLLGLFIQAVAATLATPPDHVVVFNVQRDTDAPGGHILNVSLSVGQPPGPGGGPPFLPSEDLQERLYLNRSLLTAISAQRVLPFDDNICLREPCENYMRCVSVLRFDSSAPFIASSSVLFRPIHPVGGLRCRCPPGFTGDYCETEVDLCYSRPCGPHGHCRSREGGYTCLCGDGYTGEHCEVSARSGRCTPGVCKNGGTCVNLLVGGFKCDCPSGDFEKPFCHVTTRSFPARSFITFRGLRQRFHFSLALSFATKERDGLLLYNGRFNEKHDFVALEVIQEQVQLTFSAGESTTTVSPFVPGGVSDGQWHTVQLKYFNKPLLGQTGLPQGPSEQKVAVVTVDGCDTGVALRFGATLGNYSCAAQGTQGGSKKSLDLTGPLLLGGVPDLPENFPVRMRHFVGCMRNLQVDSRHVDMADFIANNGTVPGCPTKKIVCDGSTCRNGGTCVNQWDSFSCECPLGFGGKSCAQEMANPQRFLGSSLVAWHGLSLPISQPWHLSLMFRTRQADGVLLQAVTRGRSTITLQLREGHVVLSVEGTGLQASSLRLEPGRANDGDWHHAQLALGASGGPGHAILSFDYGQQRAEGNLGPRLHGLHLSNITVGGVPGPANGVARGFRGCLQGVRVSETPEGISSLDPSRGETVNVEPGCSWPDPCDSNPCPANSYCSNDWDSYSCSCDTGYYGDNCTNVCDLNPCEHQSVCTRKPSAPLGYVCECLPNYLGPYCETRIDQPCPRGWWGHPTCGPCNCDVSKGFDPDCNKTSGECHCKENHYRPPGSPTCLLCDCYPTGSLSRVCDPEDGQCPCKPGVIGRQCDRCDNPFAEVTTNGCEVNYDSCPRAIEAGIWWPRTRFGLPAAAPCPRGSFGTAVRHCDEHRGWLPPNLFNCTSVTFSELKGFAERLQRNESGLDSGRSQRLALLLRNATQHTAGYFGSDVKVAYQLATRLLAHESAQRGFGLSATQDVHFTENLLRVGSALLDAANKRHWELIQQTEGGTAWLLQHYEAYASALAQNMRHTYLSPFTIVTPNIVISVVRLDKGNFAGTKLPRYEALRGERPPDLETTVILPESVFREMPPMVRPAGPGEAQETEELARRQRRHPELSQGEAVASVIIYHTLAGLLPHNYDPDKRSLRVPKRPVINTPVVSISVHDDEELLPRALDKPVTVQFRLLETEERTKPICVFWNHSILVSGTGGWSARGCEVVFRNESHVSCQCNHMTSFAVLMDVSRRENGEILPLKTLTYVALGVTLAALMITFLFLTLLRALRSNQHGIRRNLTAALGLAQLVFLLGINQADLPFACTVIAILLHFLYLCTFAWALLEALHLYRALTEVRDVNASPMRFYYMLGWGVPAFITGLAVGLDPEGYGNPDFCWLSIYDTLIWSFAGPVAFAVSMSVFLYILAARASCAAQRQGFEKKGPVSGLRPSFAVLLLLSATWLLALLSVNSDTLLFHYLFAACNCVQGPFIFLSYVVLSKEVRRALKFACSRKPTPDPALTTKSTLTSSYNCPSPYADGRLYQPYGDSAGSLHSTSRSGKSQPSYIPFLLREESTLNPGQGPPGLGDPGGLFLEGQDQQHDPDTDSDSDLSLEDDQSGSYASTHSSDSEEEEEEEAAFPGEQGWDSLLGPGAERLPLHSTPKEVGPGSGKVPWPGDFGTTTKESGGGGGALEERPRENGDALSREGSLGPLPGPSTQPHKGILKKKCLPTISEKSSLLRLPLEQGTGSSRGSTASDGSRNGPPPRPPPRQSLQEQLNGVMPIAMSIKAGTVDEDSSGSEFLFFNFLH; translated from the exons ATGCGGAGCCGGGCTGCCAGCGCCCCCCTCCCAacgccgctgctgccgctgctactgctgctgctgctgctgctgccgccgtcGCCACTGCTGGGAGATCAAGTGGGGCCCTGTCGTTCTCTGGGGTCCGGGGGACGCGGCTCCTCTGGGGCCTGCGCCCCCGTGGGCTGGCTCTGCCCAGCCTCCGCTTCGAACCTCTGGCTCTACACCAGCCGCTGCAGAGATTCGGGTATTGAGCTGACTGGCCACCTGGTGCCCCACCACGATGGCCTGAGGGTCTGGTGTCCAGAATCAGGGGCCCACATCCCTCTTCCGCCATCCCCTGAAAGCTGCCCCTGGAGCTGTCGTCTCCTGGGTGTTGGAGGACACCTTTCCCCACAAGGCAAGCTGACCCTGCCTCAAGAGCACCCTTGCTTAAAGGCCCCGCGACTCAGATGCCAGTCTTGCAAGCTGGCGCAGGCCCCAGGGCTCAGGGCTGCGGAAGGATTACCAGAGGAATCTATGGGTGGGCGCAGGAAAAGGAATGTGAATACAGCCCCCCAGTTCCAGCCTCCCAGCTACCAGGCCACAGTGCCTGAAAACCAGCCAGCTGGTACCTCTGTCGCGTCCTTAAGAGCCATTGATCCAGATGAGGGTGAGGCAGGTCGACTTGAGTACACCATGGATGCCCTCTTCGATAGCCGCTCCAATCATTTCTTCTCCTTGGACCCAATCACTGGTACTGTCACCACAGCTGAGGAGCTGGATCGTGAGACCAAGAGCACCCACGTCTTCAGGGTCACTGCACAGGATCATGGTATGCCCCGACGGAGTGCCTTGGCCACACTTACCATCTTAGTGACTGACACCAATGATCATGACCCTGTATTTGAGCAGCAAGAATACAAGGAGAGCCTCAGGGAGAACCTGGAGGTTGGCTATGAGGTGCTTACAGTCAGGGCCACCGACGGCGATGCCCCTCCTAACGCCAACATTCTGTACCGCCTGCTGGAGGGGGCTGGAGGCAGCCCCTCAGAAGTCTTTGAGATCGATCCTCGCTCTGGGGTGATCCGAACCCGGGGCCCTGTGGATCGGGAAGAGGTGGAATCCTACAAATTGACGGTGGAGGCGAGTGACCAGGGCCGGGAGCCAGGCCCACGGAGTTCCACGGCTGCTGTTTTCCTGTCCGTGGAAGACGACAACGACAATGCACCCCAGTTTAGCGAGAAGCGCTATGTGGTCCAGGTGCGGGAGGATGTGACCCCAGGAGCCCCAGTTCTCCGCGTCACAGCCTCGGATAGAGACAAGGGCAGCAATGCCCTGGTGCACTACAGCATCATGAGTGGCAATGCTCGGGGACAGTTCTACCTGGATGCCCAGACGGGGGCCCTGGATGTGGTCAGCCCGCTTGACTACGAGACAACCAAAGAATACACACTACGGATACGGGCCCAGGATGGTGGCCGGCCCCCGCTTTCCAACGTCTCTGGTCTGGTGACAGTGCAAGTCCTGGACATCAACGACAACGCCCCCATCTTTGTCAGCACCCCTTTCCAGGCCACTGTCCTGGAGAGCGTCCCTTTAGGCTACCTCGTTCTGCACATCCAGGCCATTGATGCTGATGCTGGAGACAACGCCCGCCTCGAGTATAGCCTGGCTGGAGTTGGGCATGACTTCCCCTTCGCCATCAACAATGGCACGGGCTGGATCTCTGTGGCCGCAGAGTTGGACCGGGAAGAGGTTGACTTCTACAGCTTTGGCGTAGAAGCCCGAGACCACGGCTCCCCGGCACTCACCGCCTCAGCCAGTGTTAGCGTAACCATCTTGGATGTCAATGACAACAACCCGACCTTTACCCAGCCAGAGTACACAGTACGGCTCAACGAAGATGCAGCTGTGGGCACCAGTGTGGTGACGGTGTCCGCCGTGGATCGTGACGCTCACAGTGTCATCACCTACCAGATCACCAGTGGCAACACCCGGAACCGCTTCTCTATCACCAGCCAGAGCGGAGGGGGGCTGGTTTCCCTGGCCTTACCACTGGACTACAAACTTGAGCGGCAGTACGTGCTGGCGGTGACTGCCTCTGACGGCACGAGGCAGGACACAGCTCAGATCGTGGTGAACGTCACTGATGCCAACACCCATCGCCCTGTCTTCCAGAGCTCCCACTACACAGTCAATGTTAATGAAGACCGACCGGCAGGCACCACCGTGGTACTGATCAGTGCCACGGACGAGGACACGGGTGAGAATGCCCGAATCACCTATTTTATGGAGGACAGCATCCCCCAGTTCCGAATTGATGCGGACACCGGGGCCGTCACGACCCAGGCTGAGCTGGACTATGAGGACCAGGTGTCTTACACCCTGGCCATCACTGCTCGGGACAACGGCATTCCTCAGAAGTCAGACACCACCTACCTGGAGATCCTGGTGAATGATGTCAATGACAATGCCCCCCAGTTCCTGCGGGATTCCTACCAGGGGAGTGTCTATGAGGACGTGCCACCCTTCACCAGTGTCCTGCAGATCTCGGCCACCGATCGCGACTCCGGTCTTAATGGCAGGGTTTTCTACACCTTTCAAGGAGGGGATGATGGAGACGGTGACTTCATTGTGGAGTCAACATCGGGCATTGTGCGGACCCTGCGGAGGCTGGATCGTGAGAATGTGGCCCAGTACATCTTACGAGCCTATGCGGTGGACAAGGGGATGCCGCCAGCCCGCACACCCATGGAAGTGACAGTCACTGTGTTGGATGTGAATGACAACCCCCCTGTCTTTGAGCAGGATGAGTTTGATGTGTTTGTGGAAGAGAACAGCCCCATCGGGCTGGCCGTGGCCCGGGTCACAGCCACTGACCCAGATGAAGGGACCAATGCACAGATCATGTACCAGATTGTAGAGGGCAACATCCCCGAGGTCTTTCAGCTGGACATCTTCTCGGGGGAGCTGACTGCCCTGGTGGATTTGGACTATGAGGACCGGCCTGAATATATCCTGGTCATCCAGGCTACATCGGCTCCCTTGGTAAGCAGGGCCACCGTCCATGTCCGCCTCCTTGACCGCAATGACAATCCACCAGTGCTGGGCAACTTTGAGATTCTTTTCAACAACTATGTCACAAACCGTTCAAGTAGCTTCCCTGGGGGTGCTATAGGCCGCGTGCCTGCCCATGACCCCGACATCTCAGACAGCCTGACATACAGCTTTGAGCGAGGAAACGAACTCAGCCTGGTCCTACTCAATGCGACCACAGGAGAGCTGAGACTGAGCCGGGCGCTGGACAACAACCGGCCCCTGGAAGCCATCATGAGTGTGTTGGTGTCAG ATGGTGTCCACAGCGTGACAGCCCAGTGCTCACTCCGCGTCACCATCATCACGGATGAGATGCTCACACACAGCATCACACTGCGCTTGGAAGACATGTCCCCAGAGCGCTTTCTGTCACCACTGCTGGGACTCTTCATCCAGGCCGTGGCCGCCACACTGGCCACACCTCCAGACCACGTGGTGGTCTTCAATGTGCAAAGGGATACTGATGCCCCAGGTGGCCACATCCTCAACGTGAGCCTGTCAGTGGGCCAGCCCCCAGGCCCTGGCGGTGGGCCACCCTTCCTGCCTTCAGAGGACCTGCAGGAGCGCCTGTATCTCAACCGCAGCCTGCTCACCGCCATCTCGGCACAGCGCGTGCTGCCCTTCGACGACAACATCTGCCTGCGCGAGCCCTGCGAGAACTACATGCGCTGTGTGTCCGTGCTGCGCTTCGACTCCTCCGCGCCCTTCATCGCCTCCTCGTCGGTGCTCTTCCGTCCCATCCACCCCGTCGGGGGCCTGCGCTGTCGCTGCCCACCCGGCTTCACGGGCGACTACTGTGAGACTGAAGTGGACCTCTGTTACTCCAGGCCTTGTGGACCCCACGGGCACTGCCGCAGCCGAGAGGGCGGCTACACCTGCCTCTGCGGCGATGGCTACACGG GTGAGCACTGTGAAGTGAGTGCCCGCTCAGGCCGCTGCACTCCAGGCGTCTGCAAGAACGGGGGTACCTGTGTCAACCTGTTGGTGGGAGGTTTCAAATGCGACTGCCCGTCCGGGGACTTTGAGAAACCCTTCTGCCACGTGACCACACGCAGCTTCCCCGCCCGCTCCTTCATCACCTTCCGTGGCCTGCGCCAGCGCTTCCACTTCAGCCTGGCCCTCTC GTTTGCCACCAAGGAACGAGATGGACTCCTGCTGTACAATGGGCGCTTCAATGAGAAACATGACTTCGTGGCTCTCGAGGTGATCCAGGAGCAGGTCCAGCTCACCTTCTCTGCAG GGGAGTCAACTACCACTGTGTCTCCATTTGTGCCCGGAGGGGTCAGTGATGGCCAGTGGCACACAGTACAGCTGAAATACTTCAATAAG CCACTGCTGGGCCAGACGGGGCTTCCGCAAGGCCCGTCCGAGCAGAAGGTAGCTGTGGTGACCGTGGACGGCTGTGATACCGGGGTGGCTCTGCGCTTTGGAGCTACGCTGGGCAACTACTCCTGTGCTGCCCAGGGCACCCAAGGAGGCAGCAAGAA GTCTCTGGACCTGACAGGGCCCTTGCTGCTGGGTGGGGTGCCAGATCTGCCCGAGAACTTCCCCGTCCGGATGCGGCACTTTGTGGGCTGCATGAGGAACCTTCAAGTGGATAGCCGGCATGTAGACATGGCCGACTTCATTGCCAACAACGGCACCGTGCCTG GCTGCCCCACTAAGAAGATCGTATGCGACGGGAGCACTTGCCGTAACGGCGGCACCTGCGTGAACCAGTGGGATTCGTTTAGCTGCGAGTGTCCGCTGGGCTTCGGGGGCAAGAGCTGTGCCCAGG AAATGGCCAATCCCCAGCGTTTCCTGGGCAGCAGCCTGGTGGCCTGGCATGGCCTCTCTCTGCCCATCTCTCAACCCTGGCACCTCAGCCTCATGTTCCGCACACGCCAGGCGGATGGCGTCCTGCTACAGGCCGTCACCAGGGGGCGCAGCACCATCACCCTGCAG CTCCGGGAAGGCCACGTTGTGCTAAGTGTGGAAGGCACAGGGCTCCAGGCCTCATCTCTGCGTCTGGAGCCGGGCCGGGCCAACGATGGTGACTGGCATCACGCCCAGCTGGCACTGGGAGCGAGTGGGGGCCCTGGCCATGCCATCCTGTCCTTTGACTATGGGCAACAGAGGGCCGAGGGCAATCTGGGCCCTCGGCTGCACGGGCTGCACCTGAGCAATATTACAGTCGGGGGAGTGCCTGGGCCAGCCAACGGTGTGGCTCGAGGCTTCCGAGGCTGCTTGCAG GGTGTGCGGGTAAGTGAGACACCTGAGGGCATCAGCAGTCTGGATCCCAGTCGTGGGGAGACCGTCAATGTGGAGCCAGGTTGTAGCTGGCCAGATCCCTGTGACTCGAACCCGTGCCCTGCCAACAGCTACTGCAGCAACGACTGGGACAGCTATTCCTGCAGCTGTGATACAG GTTACTATGGTGACAACTGTACTAATGTATGTGACCTGAACCCATGCGAACACCAATCGGTGTGTACCCGAAAACCCAGCGCACCCCTTGGCTACGTCTGCGAGTGTTTACCAAATTATCTTGGGCCATACTGCGAGACCAG GATCGACCAACCCTGTCCGCGTGGCTGGTGGGGACACCCCACATGCGGACCATGCAACTGTGATGTCAGCAAAGGCTTCGACCCGGATTGCAACAAGACAAGCGGCGAGTGCCACTGCAAG gAGAACCACTACCGcccccctggcagccccacctgCCTCTTGTGTGACTGTTACCCCACCGGTTCTCTGTCCCGAGTCTGTGACCCTGAGGATGGCCAGTGTCCATGCAAGCCCGGGGTCATTGGGCGCCAGTGTGATCGCTGTGACAACCCTTTTGCTGAGGTCACCACCAACGGCTGTGAAG TGAATTACGACAGCTGCCCACGGGCCATAGAGGCTGGGATTTGGTGGCCCCGGACACGCTTCGGGCTCCCTGCTGCTGCCCCTTGCCCCAGAGGCTCCTTTG GGACTGCTGTGCGACACTGTGATGAGCACAGGGGATGGCTCCCCCCAAACCTCTTCAACTGCACGTCAGTCACCTTCTCGGAGCTAAAGGGCTTT GCCGAGCGGCTGCAGCGGAATGAGTCAGGCCTGGACTCAGGACGCTCCCAGCGGCTAGCCCTGCTCCTGCGCAACGCCACACAGCACACCGCCGGCTACTTTGGCAGTGATGTCAAGGTGGCCTACCAGCTGGCCACACGACTCCTGGCTCACGAGAGTGCCCAGCGGGGCTTTGGGCTGTCCGCCACTCAGGATGTGCATTTCACTGAG AATCTGCTGAGGGTGGGCAGCGCCCTCCTGGATGCCGCCAACAAGAGGCACTGGGAGCTAATCCAGCAGACAGAGGGTGGCACCGCCTGGCTGCTCCAGCACTACGAGGCCTACGCCAGCGCCCTCGCCCAGAATATGCGGCACACCTACCTGAGCCCCTTCACCATCGTCACACCCAACATTG TCATCTCCGTAGTGCGCCTGGATAAAGGGAACTTCGCCGGGACCAAGCTGCCCCGTTACGAGGCGCTGCGTGGGGAGCGCCCCCCGGACCTTGAGACCACGGTCATCTTGCCGGAATCTGTCTTCAGAG AGATGCCTCCCATGGTGAGGCCCGCAGGCCCTGGCGAAGCCCAGGAGACCGAGGAGCTGGctcggcggcagcggcggcaccCAGAACTGAGTCAGGGAGAGGCGGTGGCCAGCGTCATCATCTACCACACCCTGGCTGGACTGCTGCCCCACAACTATGACCCCGACAAGCGTAGCCTGCG AGTCCCCAAACGCCCAGTCATCAACACACCCGTGGTTAGCATCAGTGTCCACGACGATGAGGAGCTCCTGCCACGGGCCCTGGACAAGCCAGTCACAGTGCAGTTCCGGCTGCTGGAGACCGAGGAGCGGACCAAGCCCATCTGCGTCTTCTGGAACCATTCGATCCT GGTCAGCGGCACCGGTGGCTGGTCTGCCCGAGGCTGCGAAGTCGTCTTCCGTAACGAGAGCCACGTCAGCTGCCAGTGCAACCACATGACAAGCTTTGCCGTGCTTATGGACGTGTCCCGACGGGAG AACGGTGAGATCCTGCCCCTGAAGACTCTGACATACGTGGCCCTTGGAGTCACCTTAGCTGCCCTGATGatcaccttcctcttcctcacccttctTCGTGCCCTACGCTCCAACCAACACGGCATCCGGCGCAACCTCACAGCGGCCCTGGGCCTGGCCCAGCTCGTCTTCCTCCTGGGGATCAACCAGGCTGACCTCCCT TTTGCTTGCACAGTCATAGCCATCTTGCTGCACTTCCTGTACCTCTGCACCTTCGCCTGGGCGCTGCTGGAGGCCTTACACCTGTACCGGGCCCTCACAGAGGTGCGAGACGTCAATGCCAGCCCCATGCGTTTCTACTACATGCTGGGCTGGGGCGTTCCTGCTTTCATCACAG GTCTAGCTGTGGGCTTGGATCCTGAAGGCTACGGGAACCCCGACTTCTGCTGGCTCTCCATCTACGACACGCTCATCTGGAGTTTTGCCGGACCCGTGGCCTTCGCTGTTTCG ATGAGTGTCTTCCTGTACATCCTGGCAGCCCGGGCCTCCTGTGCCGCCCAAAGGCAGGGCTTCGAGAAGAAAGGCCCCGT ctCAGGCCTGCGGCCCTCCTTCGCGGTCCTCCTGTTACTGAGTGCCACGTGGCTGCTGGCACTGCTGTCCGTCAACAGCGACACCCTCCTCTTCCACTACCTCTTCGCGGCCTGCAATTGTGTCCAG GGCCCCTTCATCTTCCTCTCCTACGTGGTGCTCAGCAAGGAGGTCCGGAGAGCACTGAAGTTCGCCTGCAGCCGCAAGCCCACTCCTGACCCTGCCCTGACCACTAAGTCCACCCTGACCTCG TCCTATAACTGCCCAAGCCCCTATGCCGACGGAAGGCTGTACCAGCCTTACGGAGATTCAGCTGGCTCACTGCACAGTACCAGCCGCTCAGGCAAGAGCCAGCCCAGCTACATCCCCTTCTTGCTGAG GGAGGAGTCCACACTGAACCCTGGCCAGGGTCCCCCTGGCCTAGGGGACCCAGGTGGCCTGTTCCTAGAAGGTCAAGACCAGCAACATG ATCCCGACACGGACTCTGACAGTGACCTGTCCCTGGAAGATGACCAGAGTGGTTCCTATGCTTCTACCCACTCATCAGACagcgaggaagaggaggaggaggaggccgccTTCCCTGGCGAGCAGGGCTGGGACAGCCTGCTGGGCCCTGGAGCTGAGAGACTACCCCTGCACAGTACCCCCAAGG AGGTGGGTCCAGGGTCCGGGAAGGTCCCTTGGCCAGGAGACTTTGGGACTACAACAAAGGAaagcggtggtggcggcggggcCCTGGAAGAGCGGCCACGCGAGAATGGGGATGCCCTGTCTCGGGAAGGGTCTCTGGGACCCCTTCCAGGCCCTTCTACCCAACCCCACAAAG GCATCCTCAAGAAGAAGTGTCTTCCCACCATCAGCGAAAAGAGCAGCCTCCTAAGGCTGCCCCTGGAGCAGGGCACGGGGTCTTCCCGGGGCTCCACCGCCAGCGACGGCAGTCGGAATGGACCTCCTCCCCGCCCGCCACCCCGACAGAGTCTCCAGGAACAGCTCAACGGGGTCATGCCCATCGCCATGAGCATCAAGGCAGGCACGGTGGATGAGGACTCATCGGGCTCCGA aTTTCTCTTCTTTAACTTCCTGCATTAA